GTGTTAGATCTCGAGCTCCGCTGCAAACATCCTAAATTATCAAATCAATTAAAATGCCCCTAAGAGTTAAAAACTAAAGATTTAGATAAGGACACGAAtggtttctttattctttaaaaaaatatatatttaaaaaaagagtgatTTCTTCACTTTACCACgagaataataaaaacaatgtcGATTCTTTTCTTGATTGTCTTTTTATTCCTCACAAAATAAGCAGAAAAAGAACCGATTAGAAGAGACAATAAGAGTAAAAAAAATTGctttaaaaatcaataaaatgtcCCTAATTCAGGTATCGCTAGGTAGAATAAACTTGAACTAAAGATTCAGATAAAGACACGTTTGAAGGTTTAAAAGAACGAATAAAGACAAACAATGGCTTCTTgattcttttaaatataaaagagTAAAATATATCAGTTTCAAGCTGGATGTTCTTTCGGGTGTTTCGTCTTGATGCAAACATCCTGAATTACATCGTCTCTCTGGCAGGTTGCCATCGCTTtaagccacaacaacaacaacaacacttttaGGGACAATTTCTGGCAGCAGTGagaagacaaaaacacaccaatAAATGTTAATAATCCGATCCGGTCGTTGTGTCATATTCACGGTTGTGTGTGGGTGAAACTCGACGACCGTCTCCACGCCGCCGGAGATCCGGTGTCGTGTTTTCGCATCAACGCTCCTGCTGTTAACGCGGCGGCTGTCAGCGTGAGATTCATCTTCCGTTTCTGTGACGCGAGCAGCCGGCGAGGCGTCGGCGCGTTCCTGGATTCATCACCGCTGCTGCAGGCGTGTGTTCGTTTGCATTTTAACTACTTTATATCGACGTTGGGTAGTTTAATCTATATTAATGAGCTTATACATCATCATGTTCGTGGGGTACGAACCGCATCTTAGTAGAAACAACTTTATCATTATGATGGTGCAggctatttttattattatatcttaAATAGTTTATTGAAGTATTCAGTAAGTATCTTTTGTATCTCAACCCATAAAAAAAGGCACAATTCATCCTTTAGTTTCCCCAAAATAATCTTCATATACAAGGAGACACAGGAAAAGGATGGGAAGAAATGCCTTCTGCAAAAAGTACAGTATCTAAATACTCGTGTAGTACCTTGACTGTGTACATGTTGCATTTTAACTACTTTATATCCCCATTGGATAGTTTAATCTACATTAATGCGTAAACATTATCATGTTTGAGGGGTCTTTTTAGAAAGAAAAACTGTTTATCATTATGATGGTGCAGgctaattttattattatatctaaAATAGTTTATTGAAGTATTCAGAAAGTATCTTGAGCATCTCAACCCATAAAAAAAGGCACAATTCATCCTTCAGTTTCCCCAAAATAATCTTCATGTACAAGACAGGAAAAGGATGGAAAAAAATGCCTTCTGCAAAAAGTACAGTATCTAAATACTCGTGTAGTACCGTGACTGTGTACATGTTGCATTTTAACTACTTTATTTCCCCATTGGATAGTTTAATCTACATTAATGCGTAAACATCATGTTTGAGGGGTCTTTTTAGTAAGAAAAACTGTTTATCATGATGGTGCAGGCTattcttttaaataatatttttaatagtttattattattattttaaatagtttattGAATATTCAGTAAGTATCATAATGATCTCAACCCATAAAATGGCCTATTCATCCTTCAGTTTCCCCAAAACAATCATCATGAACACGTAAAAGgagaaacaggaagaggatgaaCAGTCTGCAAATACTCGTGTCGTACCTTGACTGTGTTCTCGTGTACATTATAAAATACTTTGTTATTGACGTAATTCACCAATATCGTGCGCGAGCTTCAGGTGAGAGCGCGCGTACACGCGCACAGTGTTTAGCTCGCTagggtgtgacgtcacatcgaaGCTACGGCGGCTAGCTTCCGTTAGCTTCCGTTAGCGGCACGGCGTACGCGCGTTAGGTCAGACGTCCGAACACCGTCACCTGCAACTGTGAGAAGGTTCCAGAAAAAGTCGCGAGGGGTACcgacccccctccaccccgaaTTAATGTAGATATCAGGTCACGCTTGCTAGCAGACGCGCTGCTAACTAGGCTAAATAAACGCAAGCTAGCTCGGGAGGCTCGGGAGGCTCGGGAGGcacttcccccccctcccacccaaaGTGAATCACGACCCGCACGCCCTTACCGTGACTGCAGGTAATATCCACGCGCGTGTGAAGGGTCACGGCGGCTTTCCCCGTCGGCCAGAGAGTTCCGCGAGCCGAGTTTGGACGTCAGACAGTTGCGTTGAAGCGCCGAGCAGAGGACGAGCTCTCTGCGCATCGTAAGCGCCTGAAAAAGACCAGAGGCCATATGAGGATACTGCGCATGCGCCCGTAGCAGGAGGTCCGGCCCACGGGTTGAGAGAGGAAACAGCGACATCTGGCGGTGAGACGGAGACACAACTGGACCCGTGAGAACAGCGctgtacatatttaaatatatatatttcacatatatgtcattatatatatatatttttttaaaggtggatgagaataataaataaaaactcctCTTATTGACCCCtcagtatatttattttaatattatttattattttatttaaaaaacaaaacggtGGATGATAACTATTTACCGATTTACGACGACACTCTTCCTCTCATTTTCCCCAcagtgcgcgcgcacacacacacacacacacacacacatattttgtaTTGCAACTGTTACATAGTAACATTCTCTAGGGATATATAAAGTACTAACTAATCTTATATCATCTGATTTTGTTAATTAATTGTTTTGCTGGCAGTATTCTAAGGATTTAGACCTTTAAGTTGGGAAGTAAAAggtatatattgtttatattgttatatttactatttaaatactATATTGTTGGTGTATCTGCACacttatatacatgtatattgtaTTCGATGTTTACAGaaaaaatatgtgaaaataaacaaaatatccACCATAAACCAATTAGGAGGTCCTGCATGCACCCCACATCTTTTAtatgactcttttttttctttattgaaaatataCATTTGTAAAATTACTGTCATGTTTTTCATTTCAAAGTATGCATTTGGgattttttcttcataaataataaagtatttGTTTTACTGTATCAAATACATAAGAAAAAGTGCAATTCGGTTGTGTGTCATTTGATGACAcacaataatattatatttataattgttttaattatatttataatctttttaattatattaatattttttacattatatttataattcttttgattatatttatacttttttatGGTTTTATGATGCACTCAACGTGTTTCTCAAGAGTTACCCAAGAGCTGCGCGTGCAGCAGGTGTTTCCTATTAGACTCATTAGCGGGGCCTCGGCTCTTGTAAGCAGAAGCTCACGCgcacctgagagagagaaagagagaaagaaagaaagagagagggtctCTACTTATTATTTATCGACGAATATACAAACAGTTGACTGTTAAAAACTCTCCTTTAATTTGTTTTAGGAACGCGGGGGATGTTTATTCTATCTTCATCCCGCtgcagtatttatttaattttatccCCGACACGTTGAGAGCGAGCACGTGAGAGAAAATGGACGGTAAGGACACAACATTTACAAATgcgtttaaataaatatataatcgttattaaatgtgtgttttcttccTGCAAGACGGAAGTAAACACGCGTTTGGGGCCGGGCCGCCGCGAGCTGCTCACCCCAGGCCGTTCTTCTACGTGCAGCCGCCGTCTCAGCCGTACTACGTGGCCCAGAACTGGCAGATGAACAACCCGTACGGCCACTACGGGCTGCCCGGAGGTACCACGCGGCGCACGCGGccctcatgttgttgttgttgacccaGTAGTGGTGGAAGAGGCATGGAAGCCAGGGTGATGAAATGCATGATATAAAAAAACCTGATCCTCCATGATGAGAAACCATCTccaaataataatcataacaaATAGTGAGATTCTTAAATCTTTATTAAACAATCCTGCATGTCAatataatttcttttttaatattgaCGTGGGGTCTCGAAATCTccattttttttggagaaaataCTGACCAAGTTTCACATTTTCGACATACTAAATCATTGTTTTTGAGATTCTAACTTATTATTTGCTAGATGAAGCTTCATCTTAATGACTTTCCCCCcccctaaatgtttaaatgcaCTCAAAGATTAAAAGTATCATATCAAACTAAAAGTACCAAATGGTTCATCTCAGaaattttttaattatagtattataattattgatgtTTATTTGGTAATGATGGGGCTAATTTGAACTTATTTACATACTCCTACCCCAGTACTTTTACCTCGTGAGATGAAGTTAAAGTTAGGTTCAAGTAACTCAACATCGTACGTAGTACCTCTACTCTACCACCGGTGATGATTCCCTTGCCCCCCAGGTCTAAACCTCGGCCGCCCCTGCATGCAGCCGTACCAGTACATGCAGTACCCGGGGTTTGTTTACCCTCAAGCCCCCATCTACCCCATGGACTACCGGCGCATGTTCGAGCCCCGCTTCCCAGCTCCGACCTGGAACGACATGCAGCAGTATCAcatgcagcagcaacaacaacaacatcatcaacaacaacaacaatattatcatcagcagcagcagcagcagcagcagccttaTGGGCGTCGGGAGACGGCGTGCTCGGAGGCTCAGACCGACCCCAGCGACGCCATCACCAAACTCATGGAGTGCCTGGATAAGATCCGAGCCGCGGAGCTGCAGCACGGCGCCGAGCGGGAGCTCGACTCCGGCGTCGCCTCGCAGTCCTCCGGGATGTTCTCTCcggcggaggagaagaagaagagcgaagCGCCGCAGGGTCACGCCCGGCCTCCGGTGGCCGACGGCGACGGACGTCCGGAGTCCCCGGCCGTGACCTTCGGCGACTCCACGGCGGCGGTGTACGACGGCGAGTCCAGCCGGAGGAGCGCGGACGGCCCGAGCCCTCGGGGGTGCTGGTCGGCGgttctggaggcggagctgccgCTGGATAGCTCCTCCGTCCACGAGGAGAGTCCCGAGccaccggcggcggcgggcgaccACGACGGACGCTTCTTCCCTCTCGAGAAAGCCGAGGTCGCGGGTATCCAGTCGGACGCCGGCGTTCCCAAATGTGACGCAGAGGAGCtcctgaagaggaggatggattCAATCCTGCCGTCGTCgtcgtctccttcctcctcctcctcctcttcctcctcctcctcctcttttaccTCCAGTCTCCCGGCGCTTAAAGAAGCTTCGAGTGGCGACAAAGCCTCAAAGGCTGATCCGAGCTACCGGATCCTCAAGCTGCCCTTCCAGAGCGCTGTGACCCCGGGGGACGCCGggcgcctctcctcctcctcgccggcgGCGCCCTACTACTACAACTACCTGTCCCTGCAGACGACCCACGAGCGCACGAGCGTCCTCGGGCCGTCTCTGGACGAGCTGTCCTCCAGAGACGAGATGTTCTCCACCGACCTGGACGACGCCGACCTCTTCCCCAAGCGGCTGTACGCCGGCCGGAGGCTTTCGGAGGCCGTGAGCAGCTCCCCGCACGACCTCACCGCCAACGCcaacgcggaggaggaggaggaggaggcgtgtctgCCCGGCGCCAAGAGGTTCATGTGCGCCTGCTGCGGGAACAGCCTGGCGAAGAGCGCCGGACGGAGCAGAGGACACGGCGGCGGCGCCAAGGCGTCCAGGGACCTTCGAGACGGCgactccgaggaggaggagcgcagGTACGAGCAGCCGGTCCGAGTGGCCGGGAGGAAGCATACGGCGCCCAGGAAGCTCCACGGCGTCCCGCCGCCGAGACACGCGGCCAAACCCTGGCACAAAAGGGGCCCGTGCAAAGACGCGTCCGATCCGGCGGCGACCCAGGAGGAAGGGCGGGAGCCGTGTAAGCCGGCGCCGGCCGGCGGCGAGGCCGGAGAGGCGGGCGGCGGGGAGCTGCAGTGCAGGACGTGTACGGGTACGTCTCGAGTGGACTTTAGGTGTTTctgtgccgtgtgtgtgttaatgtgtgcgTGTACTTTGTTAGACGGGCTGTGCAGAGACGATCTGACCGCGTTGGATCAGAGCCGGTCGGGCGACGGTGACGTGATTCCCAGGAGG
The Pseudoliparis swirei isolate HS2019 ecotype Mariana Trench chromosome 16, NWPU_hadal_v1, whole genome shotgun sequence DNA segment above includes these coding regions:
- the buc gene encoding bucky ball encodes the protein MDDGSKHAFGAGPPRAAHPRPFFYVQPPSQPYYVAQNWQMNNPYGHYGLPGGLNLGRPCMQPYQYMQYPGFVYPQAPIYPMDYRRMFEPRFPAPTWNDMQQYHMQQQQQQHHQQQQQYYHQQQQQQQQPYGRRETACSEAQTDPSDAITKLMECLDKIRAAELQHGAERELDSGVASQSSGMFSPAEEKKKSEAPQGHARPPVADGDGRPESPAVTFGDSTAAVYDGESSRRSADGPSPRGCWSAVLEAELPLDSSSVHEESPEPPAAAGDHDGRFFPLEKAEVAGIQSDAGVPKCDAEELLKRRMDSILPSSSSPSSSSSSSSSSSSFTSSLPALKEASSGDKASKADPSYRILKLPFQSAVTPGDAGRLSSSSPAAPYYYNYLSLQTTHERTSVLGPSLDELSSRDEMFSTDLDDADLFPKRLYAGRRLSEAVSSSPHDLTANANAEEEEEEACLPGAKRFMCACCGNSLAKSAGRSRGHGGGAKASRDLRDGDSEEEERRYEQPVRVAGRKHTAPRKLHGVPPPRHAAKPWHKRGPCKDASDPAATQEEGREPCKPAPAGGEAGEAGGGELQCRTCTDGLCRDDLTALDQSRSGDGDVIPRRRPANLLQRQETRKAMCYRPRDEDNEDDEPLLHWERGSTTREPRC